In Aspergillus flavus chromosome 3, complete sequence, one genomic interval encodes:
- the afvA gene encoding putative NADH oxidase yields the protein MTQDIIDNIAAEGISYYTPAQVPPAGTQVEGSTKLFSPLTIRGVTFPNRLFLAPLCQYSAKDGYANDWHLTHIGGIVQRGPGLAIMEATAVQKVGRITPQDLGLYDDGHIEPLKRITEFAHSQSQKIGIQLAHAGRKASAVAPWLSGNAMAVKEVGGWPDDIVAPSAIPQEEGINAVPKVLTGEDIGVLKKDWAEAAKRAVRANFDAIEIHAAHGYLLHQFLSPVSNRRTDKYGGSFENRVRILLEICEEVRAVIPTAMPLLVRISATDWFEFDDNLTKEFPESWTVAQSIRLALLLADRGVDLVDVSSGGIHAKSAIAIRSGPGYQVHFAQEIKKAVGEKLLISAVGGIKTGALAEEVVQSGIDAVQAGRWFQQNPGLVRAFANELGVKVRMATQIDWSFEGRGKKAKKSSL from the coding sequence ATGACGcaggatatcatcgacaaCATCGCCGCCGAGGGCATCTCCTACTACACCCCAGCGCAAGTGCCGCCAGCAGGCACGCAAGTCGAAGGATCAACCAAGCTCTTCAGCCCCCTCACCATCCGCGGGGTAACCTTTCCCAACCGTCTATTCCTCGCACCGCTCTGCCAGTACTCCGCCAAAGATGGATACGCCAATGACTGGCACTTGACCCACATTGGCGGCATCGTCCAGCGCGGCCCAGGGCTCGCCATCATGGAGGCCACGGCCGTGCAGAAAGTGGGTCGCATCACGCCACAAGACCTTGGTCTTTACGACGATGGTCATATCGAGCCCCTAAAGCGCATCACTGAGTTTGCCCACAGCCAAAGTCAGAAGATTGGCATTCAGTTGGCCCACGCAGGGCGCAAGGCCAGTGCCGTTGCGCCTTGGTTGAGCGGTAATGCGATGGCTGTCAAGGAGGTTGGGGGTTGGCCAGATGATATCGTTGCGCCGTCGGCAATTCCTCAAGAGGAGGGCATCAATGCCGTTCCTAAGGTTCTGACCGGGGAGGATATCGGGGTGTTGAAGAAAGATTGGGCGGAGGCTGCGAAAAGGGCCGTCAGGGCGAATTTTGATGCGATTGAGATTCACGCCGCGCATGGGTATCTTCTGCATCAGTTTTTGAGTCCTGTTAGTAATCGACGAACAGATAAGTATGGAGGTAGCTTTGAAAACAGGGTCAGAATACTTCTGGAGATCTGTGAGGAGGTTCGCGCAGTTATCCCGACCGCTATGCCGCTCTTGGTCCGGATTAGTGCCACTGATTGGTTCGAGTTTGACGATAACTTGACAAAAGAGTTTCCTGAGAGCTGGACGGTTGCTCAGTCGATTCGGCTCGCTCTGCTGTTGGCTGACCGCGGCGTCGACCTGGTGGATGTTAGCTCAGGTGGTATCCATGCGAAATCCGCAATCGCGATTCGGTCCGGCCCGGGCTATCAGGTTCATTTCGCTCAAGAAATCAAGAAAGCTGTGGGCGAGAAGCTATTGATATCGGCTGTTGGTGGAATCAAGACGGGGGCTCTGGCCGAGGAGGTGGTACAGTCTGGTATTGATGCAGTACAGGCTGGACGCTGGTTCCAGCAAAATCCTGGCCTGGTTCGCGCGTTCGCTAACGAGCTAGGTGTGAAGGTGCGGATGGCTACACAGATCGACTGGAGCTTTGAGGGTCGGggaaagaaggcaaagaaaagCTCGTTATAA